In one Pungitius pungitius chromosome 13, fPunPun2.1, whole genome shotgun sequence genomic region, the following are encoded:
- the bcl2l11 gene encoding bcl-2-like protein 11 isoform X1 has protein sequence MVSFHIHPIHLGARCSATDMHHPSRPPNAEGGSTGGGGGGGDPQSPSTPPSDGLCVFRGRSMLPGARRASSGYFSSEGGSLPASPRPPAADAATQTPSPAAQVMTHALRRMAEAREHGSTSRSRSARRLIAAEDMQAETIGRELRRIGDDFNRILLLRGGAGGRLVVPPVHQEPAVLLCVGLLLLLIGRMIYSPGGPSSQDPS, from the exons ATggtgtcatttcacattcatCCGATTCATCTCGGAGCCAGATGTTCCGCCACTGACATGCACCATCCGTCCAG ACCCCCCAACGCAGAAGGAGGTTccaccggaggaggaggaggaggaggagatccgcAGTCcccgtccacccccccctcggacGGCCTGTGCGTGTTCCGCGGCAGGTCGATGCTCCCCGGGGCCCGGCGCGCCTCCAGCGGGTACTTCTCCTCGGAGGGGGGCTCGCTGCCCGCCTCCCCGAGGCCGCCGGCGGCTGATGCCGCGACGCAGACCCCGAGCCCCGCGGCACAGGTGATGACGCACGCGCTGAGGCGCATGGCCGAGGCGCGTGAGCACG GAAGTACTTCCCGCTCCCGTAGCGCGCGGCGGCTCATCGCAGCAGAGGACATGCAGGCGGAGACGATTGGACGAGAGCTGCGACGCATCGGAGACGACTTCAACAGGATCCTCCTGCtcagg gggggggcaggtggccGGTTGGTGGTGCCGCCCGTCCACCAGGAGCCCGCCGTGCTGCTGTGCGtgggcctcctgctgctcctcattgGACGGATGATCTATTCTCCAGGCGGTCCCAGCAGCCAGGACCCCTCGTAG
- the bcl2l11 gene encoding bcl-2-like protein 11 isoform X2, producing the protein MVSFHIHPIHLGARCSATDMHHPSRPPNAEGGSTGGGGGGGDPQSPSTPPSDGLCVFRGRSMLPGARRASSGYFSSEGGSLPASPRPPAADAATQTPSPAAQVMTHALRRMAEAREHGSTSRSRSARRLIAAEDMQAETIGRELRRIGDDFNRILLLRGYRASSTSAHICTRLAAMGLVGRGLSDCDPALSECFAL; encoded by the exons ATggtgtcatttcacattcatCCGATTCATCTCGGAGCCAGATGTTCCGCCACTGACATGCACCATCCGTCCAG ACCCCCCAACGCAGAAGGAGGTTccaccggaggaggaggaggaggaggagatccgcAGTCcccgtccacccccccctcggacGGCCTGTGCGTGTTCCGCGGCAGGTCGATGCTCCCCGGGGCCCGGCGCGCCTCCAGCGGGTACTTCTCCTCGGAGGGGGGCTCGCTGCCCGCCTCCCCGAGGCCGCCGGCGGCTGATGCCGCGACGCAGACCCCGAGCCCCGCGGCACAGGTGATGACGCACGCGCTGAGGCGCATGGCCGAGGCGCGTGAGCACG GAAGTACTTCCCGCTCCCGTAGCGCGCGGCGGCTCATCGCAGCAGAGGACATGCAGGCGGAGACGATTGGACGAGAGCTGCGACGCATCGGAGACGACTTCAACAGGATCCTCCTGCtcagg GGTTACAGGGCCAGCAgcacatctgcacacatctgcacacgGCTTGCTGCGATGGGATTGGTCGGCCGGGGACTCTCAGACTGTGACCCCGCCCTCAGTGAGTGTTTTGCTCTTTAG
- the bcl2l11 gene encoding bcl-2-like protein 11 isoform X3, with the protein MVSFHIHPIHLGARCSATDMHHPSRPPNAEGGSTGGGGGGGDPQSPSTPPSDGLCVFRGRSMLPGARRASSGYFSSEGGSLPASPRPPAADAATQTPSPAAQVMTHALRRMAEAREHGSTSRSRSARRLIAAEDMQAETIGRELRRIGDDFNRILLLRIVSSPLYKERR; encoded by the exons ATggtgtcatttcacattcatCCGATTCATCTCGGAGCCAGATGTTCCGCCACTGACATGCACCATCCGTCCAG ACCCCCCAACGCAGAAGGAGGTTccaccggaggaggaggaggaggaggagatccgcAGTCcccgtccacccccccctcggacGGCCTGTGCGTGTTCCGCGGCAGGTCGATGCTCCCCGGGGCCCGGCGCGCCTCCAGCGGGTACTTCTCCTCGGAGGGGGGCTCGCTGCCCGCCTCCCCGAGGCCGCCGGCGGCTGATGCCGCGACGCAGACCCCGAGCCCCGCGGCACAGGTGATGACGCACGCGCTGAGGCGCATGGCCGAGGCGCGTGAGCACG GAAGTACTTCCCGCTCCCGTAGCGCGCGGCGGCTCATCGCAGCAGAGGACATGCAGGCGGAGACGATTGGACGAGAGCTGCGACGCATCGGAGACGACTTCAACAGGATCCTCCTGCtcagg ATCGTCTCCTCACCACTTTACAAAGAGAGGAGGTGA
- the LOC119214318 gene encoding monocarboxylate transporter 12-B-like, whose amino-acid sequence MSVTDTEKLEGGRRSSGVTTPPEGGWGWMIVAGCFLSTVCIRAVTRCVSMFFVEFQLHFGKDYSRTAWIHSLIDCTTMLCAPLGGVLAHRFSCRTTVMLGGFISSFGLVLSSFASSLEFLYASLGVITGLGFALSYTPTVAMVGTYFSERKALAYGVAMSGSGIGTFVLAPAVQLLIERYSWRGALLVLGGLVSNLCVCGALMRRAPPRTAEHNMNEPDFDLATPQSKTRGGALALRQVARGSRVAECVLFSNKLTETMPRGAARSDPEPPHHDSGQRDAGPGDPGAPASTRPPWEEYGFLLIPDFLVLSASFLFLAYGCSAPVVYLVPFALGVGVADQRAALLMSLFGVSGIVGNVTFGWIADRKCLRRYRVMSYAAAIGMEGLCCLLLHLLHSFSLLLPFSLFYGYFDGAYVALIPVVTCDAVGSSYLTSALGVVYFLHAIPYLISPPIGGWLVDITGNYAATFSLSGASFMFSSGILAAAMLVGHLRGAAEPRAMALTQ is encoded by the exons ATGTCCGTCACCGACACGGAGAAGCTGGAGGGAGGCCGGAGGTCGTCTGGGGTCACGACCCCGCCGGAGGGGGGCTGGGGCTGGATGATCGTCGCCGGCTGCTTCCTGTCCACCGTCTGCATCCGGGCGGTGACCCG ATGTGTGTCCATGTTCTTTGTGGAGTTCCAGCTCCACTTTGGAAAAGATTACTCCAGAACAGCCTGGATCCACAGTCTGATCGACTGCACCACCATGCTGtgtg ctcctcttggGGGGGTCCTGGCCCACCGCTTCTCCTGCAGGACCACGGTGATGCTCGGGGGCTTCATCTCCTCCTTCGGACTCGTCCTCAGCTCTTTCGCCTCCAGCCTGGAGTTCCTGTACGCGTCTCTGGGCGTCATCACAG GTCTGGGCTTTGCTCTCAGCTACACGCCGACCGTGGCGATGGTCGGGACCTACTTCAGTGAGAGGAAGGCTCTGGCCTACGGCGTCGCCATGTCAG GAAGTGGCATCGGGACCTTCGTGCTGGCTCCGGCGGTGCAGCTGCTGATCGAGCGTTACTCCTGGAGAGGAGCGCTGCTGGTCCTCGGGGGGCTGGTCTCCAAcctgtgcgtgtgcggagcccTGATGAGGAGGGCCCCCCCGCG GACGGCGGAGCACAACATGAACGAGCCGGATTTCGACCTCGCGACGCCACAGTCCAAAACCAGAGGGGGGGCGCTCGCCCTCCGCCAAGTGGCTCGGGGGTCGAGGGTCGCAGAATGTGTCCTGTTTAGCAACAAGCTAACAGAGACCATGCCGCGGGGGGCGGCGCGCTCCGACCCCGAACCCCCCCACCACGACTCGGGACAGAGGGACGCTGGGCCGGGGGACCCTGGAGCCCCCGCCTCCACGCGGCCCCCATGGGAGGAGTACGGGTTCCTCCTGATCCCCGACTTCCTGGTCCTGTCCGCCTCCTTCCTGTTCCTGGCCTACGGCTGCAGCGCCCCGGTGGTCTACCTGGTCCCCTTCGCCCTCGGCGTGGGCGTGGCCGACCAGCGGGCCGCCCTCCTCATGTCCCTGTTCGGAGTCAGCGGCATCGTGGGCAACGTCACCTTCGGCTGGATCGCGGACAGGAA GTGTCTACGGAGGTATCGCGTGATGAGCTACGCGGCGGCCATCGGCATGGAGGGCCTGTGCTGCCtgctcctgcacctcctccactccttctccctgctcctccccttctccctgtTCTACGGGTACTTTGACGGGGCGTACGTGGCGCTCATCCCCGTGGTGACATGCGACGCCGTGGGCTCCTCCTACCTGACCTCTGCACTGGGTGTGGTCTACTTCCTGCACGCCATCCCGTACCTGATCAGCCCGCCGATAGGAG GCTGGTTGGTGGACATCACGGGAAACTACGCTGCGACCTTCTCCCTCAGCGGGGCGTCCTTCATGTTCAGCTCTGGGATTCTCGCGGCCGCCATGTTGGTCGGACACTTGCGGGGCGCCGCGGAGCCTCGCGCGATGGCGCTGACCCAATAA